The Leptospira bouyouniensis genome window below encodes:
- a CDS encoding APC family permease: MELKRSLNTFDSISVLFSSMVGSGIFFTSGYLIKETGNLWIVLFCWIIGGFLALSGSITYAYAARLLPFAGGDYVYLKVAYSPAIAFMSGWSSLLTNFSACVSVLALAFGKYVQILFPELPYFETPTYTFLGLDLQVSSTTLIGILPILFFSVLNYFGIKSAVRVQNVFAVLKITGLLLFLALGFSIGSTHWAYLFESPFPNVLELSFYSKVLIGIVPVSFSYLGWNMITYIAEEVKQPEKTIVRSAITACFLVAGLYFAINLLFVISAPIGELAGQDGIGAIAFQKLFGSNYSILTTSFIAWVILGSMSAILIGGSRVYFAMARDGVFLPSFSKVHPKWHSPYVSIFFQAFVAILFLFVKEIEALLYMITCSILILSCLTAATPFRFEKMGMKSDYKIPLYPLPIFLYIFANIAVMVILFVEKPITASWGLMITFIALPVYYLFRLDKKMVSKQLP; the protein is encoded by the coding sequence TTGGAATTAAAACGTAGCCTCAATACTTTTGATTCCATTTCTGTTCTCTTTTCCTCCATGGTGGGGTCTGGGATCTTTTTCACATCTGGTTATTTAATCAAAGAAACCGGTAACCTCTGGATCGTCCTCTTTTGTTGGATCATCGGTGGTTTTCTTGCTCTATCTGGTTCCATCACCTATGCGTATGCAGCTCGTCTCCTACCATTTGCTGGAGGAGATTATGTTTATCTCAAAGTTGCTTACTCTCCTGCAATTGCATTTATGAGTGGTTGGTCTTCCCTACTCACCAATTTTTCAGCCTGTGTTTCGGTACTTGCCTTAGCCTTTGGAAAATATGTCCAAATTTTATTTCCCGAACTGCCATACTTTGAAACACCCACATACACATTCCTTGGCCTCGATTTACAAGTGAGCTCGACAACTCTCATTGGAATTTTACCCATCCTATTTTTTAGTGTTTTGAATTATTTTGGAATCAAGTCAGCTGTGCGTGTCCAAAATGTTTTTGCTGTCTTAAAAATCACTGGATTACTTTTATTTTTGGCGCTTGGTTTTTCAATTGGTTCCACCCACTGGGCCTATTTATTCGAATCTCCTTTTCCAAATGTATTGGAATTGTCGTTTTATTCGAAAGTCCTCATTGGCATTGTACCAGTTTCTTTTTCTTACCTAGGTTGGAATATGATCACCTACATTGCCGAAGAAGTAAAACAACCGGAAAAAACAATTGTTCGGTCGGCGATCACTGCTTGTTTTCTTGTCGCTGGGCTTTATTTTGCAATCAATTTGTTATTTGTGATTTCAGCTCCCATCGGCGAATTGGCAGGCCAAGATGGAATTGGTGCGATCGCCTTTCAAAAGTTATTTGGTTCTAATTATTCCATATTAACCACAAGTTTTATTGCTTGGGTGATATTGGGATCAATGTCTGCCATCCTGATCGGTGGAAGTCGGGTGTATTTTGCGATGGCAAGAGATGGAGTGTTTTTACCAAGTTTTTCCAAAGTCCATCCCAAATGGCATAGCCCCTATGTTTCTATTTTTTTTCAGGCATTTGTTGCGATTCTCTTTTTGTTTGTGAAAGAAATCGAAGCATTACTTTATATGATCACATGTTCCATTCTCATATTATCATGTTTAACAGCAGCAACTCCCTTTCGATTTGAAAAGATGGGAATGAAATCAGATTATAAAATCCCACTTTATCCATTACCAATATTTTTATACATCTTTGCCAATATTGCTGTTATGGTGATTTTATTTGTAGAAAAACCAATCACTGCATCTTGGGGACTTATGATCACCTTCATTGCTTTACCAGTCTATTATCTCTTTCGATTGGATAAAAAGATGGTTTCTAAGCAATTGCCATAA
- the surE gene encoding 5'/3'-nucleotidase SurE, with protein MNLLITNDDGISSAGIKALERVLGKSYNTYLIAPLKERSVTSMALTVFQGMRVERINDNHYIADGFPVDCVNIGLYAEIFPKIDFVISGINRGVNMGYDVHYSGTVGAAKHGALHGIPSLAVSSGRIDPDDGYEKEAELVLAFLEQYKSQIKSGEIWNLNVPPEVSGTGSISELVFTRLGRRRYSEKYEKKQIIEGVSEFQLNGSLLGHDEETGTDFEAYYQGKIPVTPIQLDLTEKNRLKELQSK; from the coding sequence TTGAATTTACTCATCACAAATGACGACGGGATTTCTTCCGCCGGAATCAAAGCTTTGGAACGTGTTCTTGGCAAATCGTACAATACGTATCTCATTGCTCCTTTAAAGGAACGTTCTGTCACATCCATGGCTCTCACTGTTTTCCAAGGCATGCGAGTGGAACGCATCAATGACAACCATTACATTGCAGATGGCTTTCCTGTTGATTGTGTGAATATAGGTTTGTATGCAGAAATATTCCCTAAAATTGACTTTGTAATCTCTGGAATCAACAGAGGTGTCAATATGGGGTATGATGTCCATTATTCGGGAACGGTTGGAGCCGCCAAACATGGTGCCTTACATGGAATCCCATCACTTGCAGTGAGTTCTGGTCGTATTGATCCAGATGATGGGTATGAAAAAGAAGCAGAACTTGTGTTAGCTTTTTTAGAACAATACAAATCACAAATTAAGTCAGGTGAGATTTGGAACTTAAATGTTCCTCCTGAAGTCAGTGGAACAGGATCCATCAGCGAACTTGTGTTTACAAGACTTGGGCGCCGTCGTTACTCAGAAAAATATGAAAAAAAACAAATCATTGAAGGGGTCAGCGAATTCCAGTTAAACGGAAGTTTACTCGGTCATGATGAAGAAACGGGAACCGACTTTGAAGCGTATTACCAAGGAAAAATCCCTGTGACACCGATTCAATTGGACCTAACAGAAAAAAATCGACTGAAGGAATTACAATCTAAATAA
- a CDS encoding tetratricopeptide repeat protein, whose product MASDNDYLSYMNKGNYAMALNLLDQALLQNPEDPILLYNFALCCFQTKNFKKTIQVLDRILSEYPGFIELDNVYRLKVFSLVELKEWEAAEGIIKERLQIAIDDAKLLSFLAHIYEYTHRLEDAISIHRRILKANPDYKNSLNSLGYLLALKKKLTADERAEAIRSLKKALELDPNNPAYLDSFGYFLQTNGKPEEAWKAYRKALQKNPNHPVLLERLKNLKK is encoded by the coding sequence ATGGCTTCTGACAACGATTACCTTTCTTATATGAACAAAGGCAATTATGCCATGGCATTAAATCTTCTTGACCAGGCTTTGTTACAAAATCCAGAAGATCCTATCCTCTTATACAATTTTGCCCTTTGCTGTTTCCAAACCAAAAACTTCAAAAAAACGATCCAGGTTTTGGATCGGATCTTAAGTGAATACCCAGGATTTATTGAACTAGATAATGTTTACCGTTTAAAAGTGTTCTCACTTGTAGAGTTGAAAGAATGGGAAGCGGCCGAAGGGATTATCAAGGAAAGATTACAAATTGCAATTGATGATGCAAAACTTCTCTCGTTTCTAGCTCACATTTATGAATACACACACCGTTTGGAGGATGCGATTTCCATCCATCGAAGGATTCTCAAAGCAAACCCGGATTATAAAAATAGTTTGAATTCACTTGGGTATCTCCTCGCTCTCAAAAAAAAGTTAACCGCTGATGAAAGGGCCGAAGCCATTCGTTCTTTAAAAAAAGCATTGGAATTAGATCCCAATAATCCAGCGTATTTGGATAGCTTTGGGTATTTTTTGCAAACCAACGGAAAACCAGAAGAAGCATGGAAGGCATATCGTAAGGCTTTACAAAAGAACCCAAACCACCCAGTACTTCTCGAAAGGCTCAAGAACCTGAAGAAATAA
- the sppA gene encoding signal peptide peptidase SppA, with translation MERNQFLLFLSFLFSIIATILGIAILVSGSSLARFSNGTGGSLFQASEIGAVVIPIVGEIHSGESTFDSTGADTVLRQLRELEEDGNIKGILLEINSPGGTVAASQEIFNELLHLRKTKKIVVSMKDVAASGGYYIAAASDYIFAENGTITGSIGVISFAPNVKGLLDRYGVGVRTYKAGKYKDMYSPFRDSTNEEDDMIGKQLQDTYRKFVEDVAKGRNKTVKSIEELAEGKIYSGEDAFRNKLVDDIGGRREAHKKLSELCQYEGEIPLFEQEYSPFERMIRSLGVKFLGEGSQTAKIRSLLQAQVLVILPTALGKLML, from the coding sequence ATGGAAAGAAACCAATTTCTTCTCTTTCTCTCCTTTTTGTTCTCCATTATTGCCACAATTCTTGGAATTGCCATCTTGGTATCTGGATCGAGCCTTGCCCGTTTCTCAAATGGAACTGGTGGTAGTCTTTTCCAAGCCAGTGAAATTGGAGCTGTTGTGATACCCATTGTCGGGGAAATCCATTCGGGGGAATCTACCTTTGATTCCACTGGGGCTGACACCGTCTTACGCCAATTACGTGAATTGGAAGAAGATGGTAATATTAAAGGGATCTTACTTGAGATCAATTCGCCTGGTGGCACTGTGGCTGCTTCCCAAGAGATTTTCAACGAACTACTCCATTTACGCAAAACCAAAAAAATCGTGGTAAGTATGAAAGACGTCGCCGCATCCGGTGGGTATTACATTGCCGCTGCATCTGATTACATCTTTGCAGAAAATGGAACCATCACTGGATCCATTGGTGTCATTTCCTTTGCACCGAATGTAAAAGGACTCCTCGATCGTTATGGAGTAGGGGTTCGCACTTACAAAGCAGGCAAGTACAAAGATATGTATTCACCTTTTCGTGATTCCACAAACGAAGAAGACGATATGATTGGTAAACAACTCCAAGACACCTATCGCAAATTTGTTGAAGATGTAGCCAAAGGAAGGAACAAAACTGTAAAATCCATAGAAGAATTGGCCGAAGGAAAAATTTATTCAGGTGAAGATGCATTCCGTAACAAACTTGTGGATGACATCGGTGGAAGAAGGGAAGCCCATAAAAAACTTTCTGAACTTTGCCAATACGAAGGAGAAATTCCACTCTTTGAACAAGAGTATTCTCCATTTGAAAGGATGATCCGTTCCCTAGGAGTGAAGTTTTTAGGGGAAGGTTCCCAAACGGCAAAAATTCGTTCTCTATTACAAGCACAAGTCCTTGTGATTTTGCCAACTGCACTTGGGAAATTGATGTTATGA
- a CDS encoding LIC10415 family protein, whose translation MDVRLNRLLNSAEKLIQDKKDTKDVTGKTGTQVQKADEKSDFVVSLPVQYHNIQSRLTELQKQLSKEQSRIGLLEDTTQEENKLKELLFEGEPLFPELGEGNISKPEILETSKATISSLLAELKKKEVEGENIFSLGMMLSPEEFKGKIGSVSTASMKPISETMVKRLLGS comes from the coding sequence ATGGATGTTCGTCTCAATCGTCTCCTCAACTCAGCCGAAAAATTAATCCAGGACAAAAAGGATACTAAGGATGTCACTGGGAAAACAGGTACTCAAGTACAAAAAGCAGATGAAAAATCTGATTTTGTTGTGAGCCTTCCTGTTCAATACCACAATATCCAATCTCGGCTCACAGAATTACAGAAACAACTTTCCAAAGAACAATCTCGGATTGGTCTCTTGGAAGATACAACTCAAGAAGAAAACAAACTCAAAGAACTTTTGTTTGAAGGAGAGCCACTCTTTCCTGAGTTAGGTGAAGGAAACATTTCCAAACCAGAAATTTTAGAAACAAGCAAAGCTACCATTTCCAGCCTTCTTGCGGAACTGAAGAAAAAAGAAGTGGAAGGAGAAAATATTTTTTCTCTTGGCATGATGCTTAGCCCGGAAGAATTTAAGGGTAAAATTGGATCGGTCTCAACTGCTTCGATGAAACCTATTTCTGAAACAATGGTCAAACGTCTCCTTGGCAGTTAA